TTCTTCCTCCGCCATAGCAATCATTCAactctctcttctccttttacGGTGAAGTTATAGATAGACAGGGTTTTCAAATTGGCGGGAACTAGAAATTATCAGGGGTAGTATCGTCTTTCGGACTACCCATTCCCGCcattcataaaagaaatatgaagtGGGCCGTATTGGGCCTTTTTGAATTTTTGGCCCAGGCCCTGGTCCAGGTCAAGTCTCTCTCTGCTTAGTTCAATGGACTGCTGGAGTTTGCAGTTGCAGTCACGGGCATTTGGCGTTCTGCGATCACAGAAGGGAATGGAGTATTCTCAAGATGATTTCGATCGGTTACTGTTATTCGAGCACACGCGGAAGACCGCTGAAGCAAACTACGCTAAGAATCCTCTTGACGCCGATGTACGTATTGTTCTTCGCTGACCTAATATTCCTTCCTTACACTTATGCATGTGAGTTGCTTTGCTCATACTCGTGCATGAAATGAAATTGTTGCTAGTGTTGTTTTTCTGTTATTAGTCAATGTCACATTACGTTATGTAAAATAGGAACGCCAAAACATAGATATAATGAAATTATCTTCGAACTGAACTTTCACCTCAGTAATGAGCAAAATGCAGGTTTGGTTTTACGGATTATGCAGATTATTGAGGTGAAACTTCAATTCTGATTGGAGAATAACCCCTAATTTACTGTAACTAAGTTTTATTGGAAATTATGTTTATGGAGTTATGCGTTTTTGTGGCTTTGTAGTTTAGAAAATAGCTTaggtttatttttttcttacagaAATAGCTGGAACAAAAGTAAATGTGTATAATCTTGTATATGAATATTCATACAGAATCTGACCAGGTGGGGGGGAGCTCTGATCGAGTTGTCGGCTTTCGAGAAGCCTAAGGATTCTAAGGCGATGATTAATGGTATATAGCGTGATAAATTGAGCAAAATTTAGaagtgaatttttgttttggcaTAGTGATGGGCGAGTTACTATGATTGATTGTTTTGGGCTTTGGTGGGAACCAACCATCTAAACAGATGCCCTTTCAAAGCTGGAAGAGGCTTTGCTGATCAATCCAACGAAGCACGACACTCTTTGGTACTTGGGAAATGCACACACGTCATGTGGGTTTCTAACGCCGGATATCAGTGAGGCAAAGGATTATTTTGAGAAGGCACATGAGTATTTCCAGAAAGCTTTTGATGAGGTAATGATATGTTTGATTTATGTGCATTCTTCTTCGTTATTATTACAGGTTGTTGCAAATCCAGTAGATACTTAGTGGTGGTTCTGAAATTGTAGGATCCTGAAAATGACCTCTATAGGAAGTCCTTGGAAATTGCTGTGAAGGTAATGGAATTGCTATGACCACtgtatcaatattatttttgcaACTCATTTAATTCTCGTGTTCCAAACtttacataaaaatatcaaatcagCTAAAAGTACCTTGTGATGTTTGTTGTGACCCAATGAACGTTTAAATATGTTCTCAACATTTTGATTTTAGTAACATCAACTGTGTTAACCTTTTTTTCAACTCAAAACATCGTACCCTTCTTCAACTCCATAAGcatttgtaaaagaaaacacATCATCATTCAACAGCATGGAAACACTATGAACCGTATATACCAGACAAGCTTATACACTAATCCACATTGTACAAAGCCTCAAATATCCCCTCAGCCATTGCTGGAGAAACCACATGAACCAGCCCTGTTTCCTCATTTTAACCGACCCATATAACCCCTGTTATCCAAACTGCAACATCCATGAATTATCCACAAATGTTAACCGACCCAGTCGTGAACCATCACCATGAGCATCCATCACACTTCCTTACCTGCACCACTATACCCAAAATGCTCAGCTTTGAATTTTGATTCCATTGAAAGGCCCAACATCCATTGCCTTTTATGTCATTCATTCTTATTATTTACTTGTCAATGTATGAAAAACTTTAAGATTTAAGTGCATTTAAATTAGGGGTTTCCGTAGTATGAGTATTCAAAAAGAGAGATCAGATTTTAATCTTGGACTTAACATTACATGTGTACTTAAGGGAACGATATTAGTTGTCTGATATATCAGttcttcttttgtttattattgattttgctGTAATCGCAGGACTTCTTTGAGACTTGAGTTTTTAGGTAGgtatatatctttttaaattactgtagaaaaataatgataaacaaATTGAATATTATATCTTTGTTTAGggtgaaaacaataaaataaaccaaTCAAATGAACTTTCGAAAATAAGATCTTTAcaatttactaaaattaaaactagTTAATCCATAAACCTTTTTTGAGAACGCGACTGAGTTCTCCATTCCTTTAGAAGATACGTAGATGCAGAAATTTTCTCATTAggctatatattattttcataatttggatcttttgagaataattattttgtttcctttgttttatttcattttcaacaGTAAAACGAATACTTAatctttattaattatttttacaatttaattttggttAACCATTTCTAACCGGGAATATCTTAAGGGTACAATGTTATAATTTGTCATCATTCCTTGTGGAAAATTACACTTTTAAGCTTAATATCTATCTTTAGAAGCtagttttcaatatatatatatatatataaaattaaaaaaaaaactgattaataaaaagttattgctactttatatattaattttaaaaaaaaagttcttaGTTACTTGTTGTCTTAACACCCTCCATCAAATCGGGGATAAGGCCTTGTgtttgcttgtgtatgtttgtGATTTCACATTTCATAACCTTTATTCACACTTATGATAAATAAGTCTTACTGGTAGAACAGCTTAGGTATTTTTTCTATATGCAATGAAAGTAATTGCTTTCTTCATTCTGTTTTTTTCTgataatattgtttaattatatattttctactCTGACGGCTTGCTGTGAACCATGCTTCATAGGCTCCAGAACTACACATGGAGATCCATAATAACGAGCTTGGTCCGATGAGTAATGCGGGATCCTCTGCTACTTCAAAAGGAAAGGTTGTATATATTGAAACTTTATTGTATTTGATTAAAGTTAGTCTTTGTATTACACGTGCTTATTGATGACCTAAAATCAACTTCAACCTGCTCTGTCTTGTTAATGGAAGTGGCTTCTTGATAATTTCAAAATGCTCAAATGGAGTTTTTGTTTTAGTTCTGTGGAAAAAGCCTTGTTTGAAAAGTTACTCATGATTATTTTGTATGAGACTATATGTATTCAATAATCTATAATGGAGCATGTTATTTCTGATAACCGATCCATGTCTGCTTTAGCCTTTTTATGGAAGAACCTTAATGTCATCGTTTGTCTCATCTCAGGAATCTAAACGGCAGAAGAACAGTGACTTTAAGTATGACATATTTGGATGGGTTATTCTTGCGGTGAGTATAGTAGCATGGGTGGGAATGGCCAAATCTAACATTCCACCGTCACCTCCTagataaacatttttctttgaTGCTTTACCTAAGAAATTGGTGATAGGTTGTGTACTTTAGACTGGAACTTGTGTGGTGTCTACTTACTGACTTCATTTAtcattaacttatttttttgcCGTCCAAAAGATTGGCTTTTTAAGAATGCCGCTTTTTTAGCATAAGTCGTCAAAGTTTCTCCATACTGATTTCATTTGTCACTTTTTATGTCGACAGCCTGATTTCATTTATTTCTGTATGtcctgttatttttatttttatttttgtaagattgttaaTCACTGTACAATGGTATTTTGATACCTAAAATTTTTTATACCCATTTTACACAATCATTCACTATTTATTTCGTATGATGTCGTTTCAATTCACATGTATCCAAACATCTTTAACCAtcaaattcttaaataatatgCCAAATCGTATTTGTTTTGGTACTTCGTAAGTGGTtaactttctattttttttttaatattagtttattttatacaatttttatccTTTGAGATTTGCAGTGTCAGATAGGGACATTAATTATTGAAAACATTTATGGTGTCTAAAgacttcaaataaaaaatgaatgaataatttaactttaaaaatagaaCTGTAGCACAACGCAAGTTGTTTATAAATAagctataattttaatttatatatttaaaggtaaaaatatattacttatacacttaatttgtatttgttataaatatgtttaatcatatgaaatgATTACTTTTCTTGCGCATCGTACATGCAAAAACATATAAGCTATGATTAAAATccattataaatgaaaataattcaaTCTGATTATAATGAATAGTTTAAATTATGATATGGGGTTATCTTTagttatttaaaagaaaatagattaaAGGTCTATATTaccatttatatttattataaattaaattgcgAAGAACATAACACGTTATTGGTAATGCATCTAACCTTAATAGTAACTATTCTTATGCTCGacctaaacaaaaatatactaGCATGATCAGATATTTGAGTTAAATTAATccataaaatttgtaattgaaCCATTATCAAAACAGACATCAGATTGTATACTCATCAAATCGTGCTTCAGATTGTGTCCACATCATTGACTCGGCTCAACTGCTTGAAAAACACtgtgcttgtttttttttttaattgattacactACTTTTTTTCAACCGCCTCAACAAGCAAAGTACTGTTCAACCCTAATTAATTGATTAgattatactttaaaaaaaaattaacccaACTCAATCCATAATTACGTCCAGAAAAACTTGAAGTCCTGAAGCCTTCAAGAACAACATAGAACAAAATCTGGATAACACTCAAGCTTTTTGATTCGCAATCGAATTTCAAATTGGTTCATCAGTTCATGGTTCGTATTTTTTGTACATAAACAACTATTTACACACACCCATTCATGGCGAAAAGGTCCACCACTCTCTTTTAATGGTAAGAATAATTTGAGATGGCAAACGCTCACTGGTCACCATGCCATTACTCATAAGGGAAAGCAATCCAATTGGTCGTGTATAATGGCCACTAACACACATCGAAATTGGTGTACGTACGTGTCTAACGTGTGTCCTATGATACACCATGTAACGTTAAAACGTCAAAAAGTTGCATAAAGAAGATTCCCcttacatttattttcttcaccTAAGTTTCTTCGAAATTGTGACGAGCAATGTTTTCTTCTATCTCTTGGGAATTCTGCAAAGACAACCTGCTTTATTTGCTTTTTGTATTAgttaatactttttctttggaGATTGGATTTGCGTTAATGGTCTTTTCCTTCAGCATGGGATTTAATAATCATTATAATCACTTCATAGATCATTCATATGTATTTGGTGCTTTCATCCAGTAATCACTTCGCTCtacaaagtatatatatttatgctATTTGAAAACGACCCTCTCAATTCAACaagaataataatactaataataagaATTTGAGTGACTAGATTCATAGGCATGGGCGGAGCCACGCGTTCTTTAACTTATTTATAGATAGAGAGGGGtcaatatgttttattattattattattttttttttaaagatggtAAAAGTTACTTGCTTTACTTTCAAGCTGTTATTTTATTGTGTGAGCTGtacttttcaataatttaaatttatgtaatgtGAGAAAGATTTGTGATTTAGATATtatggatgaaaaaaaaaagattctTCTGCAAATTTGATGAGAGAAATCATATAAGAAACGGATTTAGaatttatttgaagttttgTCTATGAATAACATGCTAATAAGATATACACAACACGTAttcaaatgagaaaaaaaaaatgtttagattttattactatttaacatattaaaaaaagtatatatccACAGTAATTTCTCGAAAAATAAACTACAAAATATAAAGTATTAGGAGCTGACTGGTGCACTGTCTATCAATATTCTCCAAAAGGCAGAACTGAAGAATTAACACTGTTATTtccatcaattaaaaaaattgttataccAGTGGGCACGCAAGATCATTAATAATTGAAGGCGAAGAAGAAAATCTTTTGCTAGTAAAGTAGAAAGCACATACATATCTCCATTATAGTTAGTTTTATAAGTATAGTGGAACGAGAATCCTTCCCATGATGTTTCTGGGTTCTGGCTGACGTAGATTACGCTTGCTAATATTCTTTTCGCAGAAACTGGTCTTCTGCAGAATATCTCACATCCCAAATCTATgtatataactttaaaaaaactatataatgcGACTTGATGTTATTTTTCTGACATGAGAATCGCAGTATGAGACCAttcaacattttatatatatcatcatTTCCCTTTAAAGCATTCAATATCAACCATGCatcaaaaataatcaaacataATTAACCCTTTAAGCTTATAATCTCATCATTATGTGCTTCATTAAACATGCTTAGTTACTGTTGCCGCTAAAATATTTAACGTCGTAATCCTTAGGCAAATATAACATGCAAGTGAAGGGCTTAACTTCACCGTGGTTATCCAATTAACCAGAGTTAAAAGTTAACTTTAGCCACTTCTCATGTAACGTAGTCTATATATAGCATGCATTGATCCACACACGTTGCAACCCAACAAACTCGTCCTTCCTAGTCATGATTCCGACACTCGAAACAATGTTCCAAAGCACCTTCTCTTGGTCCCTCATCACTGTTTTCCTCTCAACGCTACTCGCTGCTCTTGCTATCTCCTTCAACTACTGGCTTGTCCCCGGGGGGTTCGCATGGAGAAAACATCAGAACCGTTACAAACACCATGCAAAACTCCCTGGTCCAATGGGTTGGCCCGTATTAGGGACCCTGCCTGAAATGGGCTCTCTGGCCCATACAAAACTTGCTTCCATGGCCACTTCCCTGAAAGCAAAGAGGCTCATGGCACTCAGTTTGGGAACCAACCGGGTTGTTATTAGCAGCCACCCGGAGACCGCGAGAGAAATTCTTTGCGGGTCAGGCTTCTCAGACCGACCCGTTAAAGAATCGGCAAGAACGCTGATGTTTGAGCGTGCCATCGGATTCGCTCCGTATGGGACATATTGGCGTCACCTTCGTAAGGTGGCGACCATGCACATGTTCTCTCCGAGGAGGATTTCTGATCTGGAAAGCCTCCGACAGAGAACGGCGGCTGATATGGTGAGGAAAACGTGGAAGGAGATGGAGATGAAAGGGGTGGTGGAGGTTCGAGGGATATTGCATGAAGCGTCCCTGAGGACCATGTTGGAGAGTGTTTTTGGGATCAATAATAGTTGTATAGAAtcagaaagagaaaaggtgtTGGGAGATATGATCAAGGAAGGGTATGAGTTGATTGCCACGTTTAACTGGGAAGACTATTTCCCCTTCAGGTTTTTGGACTTTCATGGCGTGAAGAGAAGGTGTCACGGATTGACGACTAAGGTTAAGAGTGTGGTTGGTGAGATtgtggaagaaagaaaaacatgtgAAAAGCTGGTTGGGCAGACTGATTTTCTCAGCGCTTTGTTATCGTTGCCGGAAGAAGAACGAATAGGTGAATCAGATACAGTAGCTATCTTATGGGTAAGCAGTACTCAAGCACACTTGCTAAAGTTAACATTTTCCGATGTTTAATTATATCTCGTATTCATGAGTATGTTTTGTGCAGGAAATGTTGTTCCGGGGAACAGACACGGTTGCTATTCTTTTGGAATGGATTATGGCCATGATGGTTGTACACCAAGATGTTCAGATGAAAGCCCGCCAAGAGATTGACACGTGCATTGGCCGGAATAGTCACGTGCGAGACTCTGACATTCCGAATCTCCCTTACCTTCAAGCCGTGGTGAAGGAGGTGCTTCGGTTGCACCCACCGGGCCCATTGCTTTCATGGGCTCGTCTCGCGACCCATGACGTTCACATTGACAAAGTCCTGGTGCCTGCAGGCACAACTGCAATGGTTAACATGTGGGCCATATCACACGACTCATCGATCTGGAAGGACCCATGGGCCTTCAGGCCCGAACGATTCATTGATGAACAAGTGTCCATCATGGGGTCAGACATGAGACTTGCACCGTTTGGTGCGGGACGTAGGGTGTGCCCTGGCAAAACATTGGGCTTAGCCACGGTTCATCTGTGGCTTGCAGAGTTTCTTCACCGATTCATATTGGTTCCGGCGCAACCTGTGGATCTTTCAGAATGCCTTAAGCTCTCTCTGGAAATGAAAAAGCCATTACAGTTCAAAGTGATCCCTAGGTACTCTTGAACACAGCTTGGTAAATCCATGCACAATAAAGGTTATTGTTgtccaaaacaaaaaacaaaacaaaaaagtgtTTCATTGAGGTGGAGTTGGAAGTTATGAAacactatgaaaaaaaaaaaaaaaagtacacaGTACAAGTTGAGTTTAAGGAAGTCGAACATAGACTAACTAATGAACTGTACTGTGTGTTATGTTGTTTTCAAAGTACGGGATGTTATTTTAGTATTATCAAAACTCACCCTATCACTCACGGATGAAGGTTTTGGGAGATCTCTAGTTGAATCACACCAACCACCCCAAATGTGTAATGAataaatatgtatgtatatattatctATGTCGTTGTTTGATAGCAAGAAACTGAAATGGTTTTGATGGTAAAACTCACTGCTTAAGCCGTCCAGGTCACAATTTTAAGTGAAACATTATTGGAAGTAGGAAAATGGATAAACATAGAGAAAATTATTAAGGCTACTTtgtgattaaatatttttttgttcaaatGACTCAACAATAACACACGTACGTGTATTGGAGTCCTGCAACGTGTATATGTATGTTAATTTTAGATCGAGCAATTTTCTCTCGATACTTTTATCTTACAacattgaatatttattttatcacggtattattttaggattttttttcaaaagattttGACACCAGAATGTGTTAtgtgtaataattttaaatattacaatttgaTGTAACACTCGTAATTAAATACTTTTGTCTTACTTAGTGTTGCATTTATTATAATCCTGTAACTATATGGTATGATATATCCTTCAGTCTAATGTCAGTCATTCAATTAATGACATCGTAAATGAAGAGATATACTTTTATTACATATCAACTTGGCGAGTAAGATGCTTTGTGCAATAGTGAATTTTTAATCTTCTATCTTTGCTTGCTTCATTTGCATAACTCATGAAGTTACTGCTTTAACCAATACACATGTGTTCCTAAATGCAACTAGATAGTTGTTCTTAAATCTAATTAGATCATCTAGTTAGTGCACATGTATTATTTCCTAATAATGTAATTAGATTGTCGTCCCTAAATGCAATTAGATAATAGACACACAGACAATTATGGCAAAAGGCAATAGTAACACATTCGAACAACATCTTCAAATCGTAGAAAGACAAAGAAACTAAACAAATAGCTAAAAATGTAACCAATCTCACTTGTGTTTTCCCTTAAAAGGCACAACTCCACAATTAGCCAAGTCCATTCAATAAACATCAATACCTTGTCTTTTTGCATGGGAAATATATTCTTAGCCCAAAGTGGAGAAAGTCATCAAATCCATCTTAACAATTGAATCTAGCTGTATGATAAATTCAAGTGTCAAACTGTATATCTAATGGCACTGTGTGGAGGTCTTTGACATGGTTGGAGAGGTTGGTAAGGATGTGGAAGGTGATGTTAATGTCACCCAAGACTAGGTTTGCGTTGGATTGAACAATGGGTTGCACAATGTAGTCGTAATTGTTTACGATGATtgaaataaatacattatttgaGGAGATAATAATAATGTATCATTGTGACTGTCATGTcatattgtaatatttaaaatcattacAGGTGACAAGTTCTTATTAAACACACGTTAAAAACaccaaaacttttttttaaatgtatcaAAGCAATGTCCATTTTACTATATAATCCTTaaagtgagaaaaataataagaaaaacatatttcaagcatgcaaaactatttttatacttattattataacaattgtttcaatttttgagtgagaaattttgaaatattagaaaaaggttgagaactaaattttaaatttgaatttcataaaAGTTTAGTGTGAGacataatacaaattatatcaaaatttccGAACATATACAACTTATATCCATTCTTTCACAAGATAAACACATTTGCTATCCATTAAATTCAAGATtcattattacaattttttctctCGATTTATTAGGTTAAAAATAGGTGAGTTTTTCTAGTATTTATTTTtcgtaacatttttttttatattttttggaattaaaaacaaattgatgTTGTATTTGTCTTTAATGAATTGAGAATGTTGGATCAAAatgtaaaatgttaaaattatgtaatatcATTATTAACTATCATCAACAATTGATAATAAAGACTCACAAGGTCCATATAATAATCACTTTATAAAGTTAAGATATAttaaatacaaacaaaacaTCCTCAATAATgtatatcaaattataatttctcaactaaacaagtaataataattactttagATTAGTCACctcatttaaaatatcataaatttaaattaagaaaaaatatattattttcaaggaaataactaaaaaactatattatttactataaaaataactaaattaactttaatttataaacattgACTCAGAAGTTccaatatattttcataaataaagactcacaattaatttatatttacatgtttCCAGATCTTAATTTCAAACTAAAAAGATAACTCCGAACTCATGTAATAAGAATTAAAGAGATATTTCACCTGCAAaaccttatttaatttttttacggAGATGAACCAGCATCATGAAATACTAAATTTCagtttatataatttacaaactgatctcttaaataaaataaaaaatatgtcaCAGCACatcaaataatgtaaaaaaaataatcattttaaattttgtaaaaagttatatatatatatatatatatatatatatatgtatatatatatatgtatatatatatatatatttattttttctttaatttttttaacttatgtAACTTTCATACATACAAGTTATTTTGTTAGTAACTTTATATTGAcgtttgaaaaaaacaaaataaagttttaataagaaaaaagttaataaataaaaaatatataaatgtatttttgcTTTCAGTTaacaaataaagttttaatatatgtatttttactttttatcacACTAATGGAACTAtttcttctttaaaattaattttacccaaaattgtattattaatatCCTGTCATGATCTACCTAATTTCATCTATCTTTTTATGATACTTGCTAAAGAGACAAGATACTGATGAGATATTTAGACACCAACATGacacattaaatatatttaaatatttaataatataaaaaataatattagacaACGTGCAAATTATTTtgtatgtaataaaaaataataaaaaaaatataatagaaagataaacttaaacaatattttttctcacgtaaaaaaaattaaataaatctcACTAAAGgaaacacaaatatataaaataaatattttcaccTAAGAAAAAATAGTATGCAATTTATGTATGACTGAGTAAATGGAAGAGTAAATAGATGAATCTAATTAGTTCAAGTAACACCTTAAACATTCTATAACTTACTAAAGAACAGTTAATCAACACACTATTAATAACACGAAATAAACtcataaactaataaaaaaaatcagattaAATGATGCATagtcaatatttaaaattaaaatgtgactcaatcaatttaaacattttacCGTTATTCTCATCaagtaattatattaatttaaatatcatacATGCAAAATAAATGTAGGATGTAGTATGATTTATCTAAATTACCTAAGAAC
This sequence is a window from Vigna angularis cultivar LongXiaoDou No.4 chromosome 2, ASM1680809v1, whole genome shotgun sequence. Protein-coding genes within it:
- the LOC108318996 gene encoding mitochondrial import receptor subunit TOM20, coding for MDCWSLQLQSRAFGVLRSQKGMEYSQDDFDRLLLFEHTRKTAEANYAKNPLDADNLTRWGGALIELSAFEKPKDSKAMINDALSKLEEALLINPTKHDTLWYLGNAHTSCGFLTPDISEAKDYFEKAHEYFQKAFDEDPENDLYRKSLEIAVKAPELHMEIHNNELGPMSNAGSSATSKGKESKRQKNSDFKYDIFGWVILAVSIVAWVGMAKSNIPPSPPR
- the LOC108319017 gene encoding cytochrome P450 78A5; this encodes MIPTLETMFQSTFSWSLITVFLSTLLAALAISFNYWLVPGGFAWRKHQNRYKHHAKLPGPMGWPVLGTLPEMGSLAHTKLASMATSLKAKRLMALSLGTNRVVISSHPETAREILCGSGFSDRPVKESARTLMFERAIGFAPYGTYWRHLRKVATMHMFSPRRISDLESLRQRTAADMVRKTWKEMEMKGVVEVRGILHEASLRTMLESVFGINNSCIESEREKVLGDMIKEGYELIATFNWEDYFPFRFLDFHGVKRRCHGLTTKVKSVVGEIVEERKTCEKLVGQTDFLSALLSLPEEERIGESDTVAILWEMLFRGTDTVAILLEWIMAMMVVHQDVQMKARQEIDTCIGRNSHVRDSDIPNLPYLQAVVKEVLRLHPPGPLLSWARLATHDVHIDKVLVPAGTTAMVNMWAISHDSSIWKDPWAFRPERFIDEQVSIMGSDMRLAPFGAGRRVCPGKTLGLATVHLWLAEFLHRFILVPAQPVDLSECLKLSLEMKKPLQFKVIPRYS